A segment of the Mercurialis annua linkage group LG4, ddMerAnnu1.2, whole genome shotgun sequence genome:
TCCCTCCAGTAAGTGGCTCAGCCACTATGAACCCATAATGTACGATACAGCCTGCTTTTTTAAATTGAACTATTCAAAAAATACCACTCATTTACAGCTATTTATACGTGCATTTGTTTTCAATTATTCtcacaaaacacaaaaaaataatcatGAATCTTAACACTCCTTTCATCCTCTTGGCTTTACTAGCTTTATTCTTGCTAGACACATCATCAGCAGAACAGTGTGGAAGACAAGCTGGGAATGCAGCATGTCCAAATGGACTATGTTGTAGCCAGTATGGGTGGTGTGGCTCAACATCTGACTACTGCGGTTCTGGCAAATGCCAGAGCCAGTGCCCCGGTAGCGCGGCACCGTTTAACCCTAATCCTGGCAGTGGTGGTGGCAGTGGAGTTGGTAGCATCATTACTGCACCTATTTTCGATCAACTGTTGAAGTATCGCAACGATGGGAGGTGCCATGCTATTGGGTTCTATAGTTACAATGCTTTTATTTCTGCTGCCAATTCATTTGGTGGATTCGGTACTTCGGGTGATCTGAATACCCGTAAGAGGGAACTTGCTGCTTTCTTGGCTCAAACTTCACATGAGACCTCAGGTTTGTTGTTTTGTGTCTGTTTGgaaaagtaatttataatttaaacaaaataacttATGATACTTAACTTAATTTATGTTGAGAAATTGAATAGGAGGGTGGGCAGAAGCACCAGATGGAGCATATGCATGGGGATATTGCTTCGTTAGGGAAAATAATCGGCAAACTTATTGTTCGTCAAATCAATGGCCATGTCCTGCTGGTAGGCAATACTATGGCCGAGGACCAATTCAGCTCACTCAGTAAATTCCTTCTAACATTATGCATTCACCCTAACATTATGTATTCATTACATTTTTCTTAAGTTATAACGAATCAATCCTTATTGAATTTTTCGTAGCAAGATGAACCCGAACGTTTGAAAATGCTTCAAAAATGACACTTGATCAGCTATTATGTCAGATAAAATTAGGAAAAGTTATTtgctttctaaaaatataataaaggaccaaattgattaaaaatgaaatatttaacagcttaattcataattttaattttaataaaatttaaaaatcaattattttcaaaattttatcatctaaaaagaaaaaatattttttttaattctaattatatttttatttttattaattaacaagtataataatttaacatattCAAATAACtttatgattaattttattttattttactaaacatattaataaataatgtaATTTAATTAGACTGCCTTTTTTCTCtttagaatataaaattttgataataatttaaattttattaattttattaaattatggaCTAAACTgttaaagttattaaatgagCAAATATAACTTTTTCTGATTTTATTTGGCATAAGGGCTGTCTGGgtgttatttttaaaacgttatttgttacgaaaaaatcaataGAGTTTGATTCGTTATTACCCCTAGGTTGGGATTATCTTTGCAATTTTGCAATTTCACTACAATAGAGTTATTTCAAAATATctataaattcttaaaaaaatgagAATATCAATCGTAAAACTCTTTATTAAAATAGAAACAGGAATAAATAACATACTGAATTTGACTATTGGCTTGTTGACTTTGCCAGCAACTACAACTACGGTCAAGCAGGCAAGGCAATTAGAGCAGATTTGATAAACAATCCAGATCTAGTGGCAACTAATGCAGTAATATCATTCAAGACAGCAATGTGGTTTTGGATGACCCCACAGGCAAACAAGCCATCAAGCCACAACGTTATCATCGGCCAATGGACTCCGTCTGGTGCCGATAGAGCAGCTAATAGGGTGCCAGGCTATGGAGTGATCACCAACATAATCAACGGCGGGCTCGAGTGTGGACGGGGTTCTAATAACTATGTTGCTAGCAGAATTGGGTTTTACAGGAGATATTGTGACATTTTGGGAGTCAGCTATGGCAACAACTTAGATTGCTATAATCAAAGGCCTTTTGCTTAGAAGCAATTTTACTATATAAAGACTATGTAATAAAAATATGTCAATAACCCATTAGAAATGGGGTGAGCGCTATAGCGTTCGCAGTAGATTTTGAGGTCGAGTCTCAATATCCTTACtactttaataaataataataatgttgtTAATACATTGATTAACTAAAGCTAGCTGCTGCGTCTACATTTCTAATGAATGCACTTGAGTGAGTATTAAGCAAGCAATACAGGTACTGAAAGAAGTATGAATGATGCTTTTTgatataaaatgaaaagaaaactaACCAGTATAACTTCGTTTTAGCTTTTTCAGCTCTCACTTACAGGGTTGAAATTGAGTGAATTGTGTTCTCTGAAGATCCCTTGAAGAACTTTGTTCTCTGAAGATCCTTTTATCATCATTTGCTCTTCAACTTCCTTTCCTACTGTCAGTATCAGCTCCTGAGAACCTGATTCAATCAACTATAACTTATATTCATGATTACATCCATCAATCAAGTTGCAAACAAATATGATCATGGAATAAAATTAACTCTTTCTGGACATGGTCCGAATATATATATTGGCTGCTAATTCCCagccaaacaattaattattcaaaatcTTTTCAGGCACTTTTCCCGTGCAACAAAAATCTTCATACGACTCCTTTGTATATTGGTGATTCGCTGCTCTTACATACTGTTGAACAAACATCAACATACTGATAAGTGATAACTTCACTAATCCAATTCTGAAAAATTAGCACCGTCTAGAATGCCAGCATAAAAGATTTTCTTGCAAAAAACAGAAACATGAGCCATTTCCAGTAGTGAAACCGTCCATCATGCAAATTTTCTTCTGTTTGACAATCAAGGGCCCATTTCCTGAACTTGGCTGGCAAAACAAGGTTGTCTATTATACGTCGTTAAGTGCCTTTCTACATTTCTGCTAATATACCACAGACCAAACTGATCGTGAAACCAATTTGATTGCATTAAGCATTGCGACTCTCACAAGTGAAATTTGTTGTCGGTTGACGTTGAGCCATTGCTTCAACAGAAGCCCTGAAAACCCAAATATATGATTCAGTGCTTTCATCAAGAAAAAAATGcacaatcaaattaaataagcCATACTTTATGCTTCTTACTTATGCTACTCATACCAGGAGACTTATCATAAGCAAAGCCCCATTCATAATCAAGCTTTGAAGAAGGCTGCAATTGCTGATGATCATCTTGATAAGTAACATTACAACATGAAGATCGTCgaatgtttctaaacaaataaaatgtgAGTGCCATTTTGGTTTTACCAATGCAAATTAAGGATATATAAACACAAACTGTTGTCACCATTCTCAAAGCAAATACTGGATCTTAATCAAAAGGGTTACACATCTATCTCATCTGGTTACATAATATATGAAGAAAGAGGGTATACATGCTTAACTATAAATAAAGTTGAATTGGAtaggattatttatatatttttacagCCTTGTAATGaatgtatataaatataaaataaaaatgagttcAAATACAATAAattgacataaaaataattatattttttaactttataaGAAGTTAAAGGTGATAAGAGGAAGTACATAAAAGACACAAGAcggaaaacaaaattaataatggAAATTTCATCAAAATGGGAGTGAATTTCGTACTACTGATGCTATTGTACATTGGTAATCAGATTTCAATAACTCCTCCATTGAAATAAACGGCCTGCAAAAGTGTGCAAAGCGACGAAGAATAGTTTACATCTCTAACAGCACAAAAAAACTCATATGATATGACAAAAAAAACTCCAGCTTTCtttcttgttttaaaaaataaaagattcttTGATGCTCTAATGACATAAATATGCCCTGGCAATTCTATTTGTTTACAAGtctttttcaataaatttagtATCAATTATCTTCCATTAACAACATATGGGAAAAATCTTCAAAACTCATGAAGCCATTCCCATTCTTGTCAAGTGCTGCTATCATGCTTTGGCATTCTTCCAGTGTGCGATTCTCCTCCCCTAAAGTTTTAAAAGATTCCAAAAGGTTTTGTCCTGTTATCTTCCCATCACCATTtctatcaaaatatttaaaag
Coding sequences within it:
- the LOC126676696 gene encoding endochitinase-like, yielding MNLNTPFILLALLALFLLDTSSAEQCGRQAGNAACPNGLCCSQYGWCGSTSDYCGSGKCQSQCPGSAAPFNPNPGSGGGSGVGSIITAPIFDQLLKYRNDGRCHAIGFYSYNAFISAANSFGGFGTSGDLNTRKRELAAFLAQTSHETSGGWAEAPDGAYAWGYCFVRENNRQTYCSSNQWPCPAGRQYYGRGPIQLTHNYNYGQAGKAIRADLINNPDLVATNAVISFKTAMWFWMTPQANKPSSHNVIIGQWTPSGADRAANRVPGYGVITNIINGGLECGRGSNNYVASRIGFYRRYCDILGVSYGNNLDCYNQRPFA